AAGACAAACTCTAAAAATGATGGACCTTAAAACATACAAGACCTGAAAACCATGGAGATCTCATGGGATGGGATACAAAAAAGAAGATAGGGCAGAACTCGGACAATAACCTAAAACACAAAAAAACCTGGCAAGGTAACAAAAAGGCTAATCATCaacaagaatatatatatatatatatatatgtagaataTAGGTGAGACTCTGTGTCTGAGAATTAAAATTAATACTCAAACACAAGAGTCCATATATAATCAAGGTAGAGGCTAAATAATGGTTAAAGGGGGGAAAGAGGTTTACAAAATAACTAAACCATGTTCCCTTTtttaatcatcatcatcatcgatcATGATTATCATCATCAGCTATAGCTAGCTCTAGCTCAGCTACTAGTCATGGTTAGATCGTTCATATCCCTGGTGATCGCCGGAATACAACTCGAACTCCGAGCAATCCCACCCTTCTTTGAGGCACCACCTTTGAGGTCCCTAGGACTAATAGACTTAGCCCTGATTCTTCCATCACTCTGGCTCTTCTTGAGCATCTGTCTCATAGCCTCAGCTTGAAACAAAACCGGATAAGCTCTTCCGAACTTGTTGAACCTCACACACGCACTCATGTGTACCGCCAAAGCCTCCTCAACGTCCTTTCCGTCACtgcaaccaccaccaccaccgccggCGGCGGCATCGTTCTTCTTCTTCTGCAACTCCTCCTTCACCGCCTCCGAGCACAGACCGCACACCCACTTGCCGAAGAACTTTTCCCTTATCTTCTCTATGTACTCCGGCGTGCACTCCTCCACCATGCCACAACACTCGCACTTGGCGTCCTCCACCTCCGATATCGGCGGTAGATCACAGTCCATTGCCGCCTCGGCTTTGCTCAGCTCAAAGGAGATGTCTGACACCGTTCGGTGCAGGCTCTCCGACATTGGAAGCCTAGGCGGCTTCGAGAAGGTTGAGGCCGTCCGGTTTGAGAAAGTTGGAGTAGAGCTTGGGATTGACTCTCCGTGGGGTGCCATAGCTGAGAAAGTAGTTGTTCGCTACTGATGATTATGGAAGTAGGGAACTTAATATAAGAGGCTTTGTAGGAATGTTTCGAAGCAAATATTACGAGTGGTTATAGCTAGTCATGTGCATATATGAATGGTATTGTGGAAACTGATTAAGTATATGCATGTGTATTTATAGTGGCTCTCATCCCACTTTCTGGAGTGGGAATAGTTGTGTTTTCTGTGGAGCTTGAAAGTTTAGACGTCACTTATCAATGGAAGCTTGGATTTTACTCGTGAATCAGCTAGATTTTTCCAGATGTAGTTGAAGGAAAAGCAAGTTTAGATTTGCTTTTGTAGGTTTGAAATAAATATTATGCATGCAATGAACTTTAAAAGACGATATATATATGGATACCTTCTTTTTATTTCTATtctattctattttattttatttattttgtattcaTAATATCTATCTCTACCCACTTTATTATAGATGATGAGGACGAGGTCTTCGATTGACACCATCAGTTTTCAGGGTCGTTGTATTGAATTGCTGAAGACCATGTCTTAGGACAAGGGGTCTTGATTTTAAATACTTGGCTATTTTAGCTGCTCTTTTCTTGAGTGGACGTGATCACATGCATGGTCTATTGTCCATTAATTAATATCCTATAGCATATATagcaatatatttttatacatatATGTAGATAGACATTAAAATTTTCGACTAAATGCATTTCACTTAATTAATAATTTACATGATAATAAACAACTTAATTGACCGTCTTCGctacagttttttttttctttgaacaaatattcacttttatttatttaattttgttttttaataatGGGACAAAGGAATTTGAACCTGAGCTTGCCAAGAGGAGAAATAGATATACTACCAAGTTATGCATatgaacaaaaaaatatattttagttagtACTTCATATTTTAACAGAAATTTATcgatcataaatatatatatatatacaattttgTTTCATTCTCTTCACATTTTTGTTTTGGACcaatatctctctctctcttttttccaACCCTTTTATGTCGATGAgagattttatatatataaataactaaataacttGGTTATTATAAAGTTTTATTCACGGAAAATGCTAAAAGAGTAGTGGTGTTGGGTAACCACATTACTAATTATATAGGTATGGGTTAAAATTTTCATCACAATGATGAGATTGAATAGATAGAGTTTATTAAAAAATATGTTGGACGTATTTTCACCACACACACGTGGTGGCCCCTAGTGGTTGGCTTGGACGTTCATAAACGTCATCAGGACATGTTACTGCTCGAGGACTATGGTCGAAGCGAGGGTCCTCCTAGGTGAGACCTTGCCTCGAACAGGATTGTGGGTGCCTTGATAGATTACTCTCTGAGGTCTGTCCTCAGAGATGGAGGTTCTCTTGCTCGGACAATTAAGGCGAGGGCTCTTGTCTCCCAGTCGTCTCACAGGTCCAAGGTTTtggttctcggacctaagataaGGCACAACGTGTCAGCAAATGTGAGTTTTTAGAGCCAcaggatcgtctgacaacctttatGGGCGATCCGTCAACAgagttgtcgagtgtacgactccaCAATTCGCACACCCACTACGACGCTGTCTGACATGGAGGTACATGTACCGCACGCCCTGacagtacctggggcatgttccctATAATGTATGTGTTtttttctgcagtgggccccgcaaatctcgcttgggtcgtggtctctattcaatgcagcccaatgcattgaagttGTATTAATctcccaataatgggaagaatgtgtattaattacttttgattagtattaatgaccccaccctctataaatagggtcgggagtctcattgtaaaatgttcagttttttagagagaaaatactTTGTACTCAGAGTAATCTAAATGCTGACTCAGAATACACCATTGAAGTTTGCCCTCACAAGCTTTCAATcatcttaataccagagactcgtaaACTATAGTTCATTTATAACATGAACCATGTAAATATCCTTGAGTTCGATTCACTTATTTCTTTAATCTATATTCTTacggttgatagcgaaaaatgtagtcaacaaaatatatatagaagAAATGAATTAGTTGATTATTTCTTAACAataagttatgaaaaataaattgaataCAATATTATAATCTCTTTTTCCAACTATTAAAATATATGAAGATGAGAGAATGtgataaaaaaattcataaaaaattcGAAGGCATTAAGTTATCTTAGGTGGATTATTATTGTTGctggattaattttttttaatattctctTAAATTTCACAACAAAATTATCACATGATAAAAATTATATAATCGTATCCAATTTAATAATACTATTATCCTAATGTTTATGTTATATAGCTTATTCGTATTGTGTGCTCAATCCCAAAAGTTCCTTTGTcaatactttttaaaaaaatatatatttatatatatatatatatatgtaaatatcattttAATTCTTATGTTGTGCAAAAGTTACTAATCAGACCTTCTATTTTGTTAAAGTAAAAATTAGATGGAGTACCCATTGTTAGAGGACATCTTTAATTTTTAACCAGATTTTAAAATTCTTTCATTTATGCCCTTTCTCCCACTCACACACACACTGAAACACACAGTCACGCACAACCCtcactcatcttcttcttgccCATGACGCAAATGATCTTTGAGCTTCTCCACATTCTGTCGATACTCCGGTGATACTCCAGCAACTTCGGAAATATCTCACCAGTCCAGTTTCACCACCAACAATTGCTTCTCTCACCATTGCACTTTTGACACCATTAATTTCAGTCACGACATAGCCCTCACTCCGGCAACTCAAGTAAATGATCTCTAAAAATTGGGTATAAATTAACTAAATATTGTTGTTGGGTATATTTAGTTAGTGATCTCTAAAAACGGGTAAATATGAACAAATCCCTTTGTTAAATGACTAATTCAGACTCCGTTTTTTGAAAATGAAACAAAATAATACTTTGATTcaaattttggtcaaactttATTTTAATAGGACTAAAATGACCctgtaatttaattttaatttgatttttttaaataaaaaatatatttaagtaattaatgaatttaaataaaaaaatatgtattaattaaaacaaacaaacaataataataaaaataaatcttCCTCATCTCATCAACAAATTCCTCCAATTAAACCTAACATACTCAAACAaaattttataagaaaaaaaatcagattcgATATTCATCAatccaaacaaaaataataatccatatcacAATACAAAACTTATTATTCATCTCAATAGATTCAATCATAGTCCAACAAAAACTTAGTCAAAATCCCTCTGAGTGCTCCTGAATctttcaacacaaaccaaattcttaaaaaataataataaaaaaaagaatatGGGTTTTCAAAGCAgatcttaaatttttttttgaaaaaattatgaACTTCTCTAAAATGCTTTTTGATGTCGAATTTCAGTGTGCCCAAGTAAGCAAGCCATGGAGCGATCTTAATTTTGTTACTCATAAAATGTTTTCTCGAGTTTCATATCAAAATAAGGATGATTTATAGGCGAAGACTAGTGCCCAGATTCTCAGTTCAACCCCGACCCTTGGCTCTGTCTCCGACCATCCCTAACCCACCAAATCTCTGTGTTACCCCGTCAATCCCCCACCATTACAGGAAAACAGGCCTACAGCTAGCGACAACAAAATTCGTCTCTGTATGTAACAAAGTCATCTCTGTAGGCTTTTAAGgacaacatgtcgtcgcaaaAATATCATCGTAGAAGGTCTGTATGCGCATGGACCTAGTGCTTATGTGTAGGGACCTACTGCGATGACATCAAAATGTCATCGCAATAGAATTTCTTTATTGCGACGACTTGGTTGTCGCAGTAGGATACTcgcaaaatcttttttttttttttataaattggaCCTTATTGCGACGTCATCTTGTCTCTGTAGgtctttttcaaatttttttttttttattttaggacctacaacgacgacatgtcgtctttttcgaaataaaaaaattaataaatttaaaaataataataaattaaaaaaaattctaaagaaAATCACAATTCTAACCAACTCATatcattaaaacataaacttaattaataacttaatattttcaacactcataaataattagaaaaaaaacataaattacttTCTAACATCAAACAAAGTTCACTATATATATTAACACATATATAATTCCAAATAAACTTCTAAtactaacattcaaacatatagtaTATACTAACACATATATAAATCCACACAtgtttgaaaacaaaacaaaaacaaaccaaTTTAATCAATATATGCTCAatatcaatcatataacacacatatatacatatatatataacctaACATATAAATAACAATCCAATcaacaataaaaacaaaatacataTCTAtgctaaatatatataaattcataaaCAAGTAAAATATAGTTATGTGTAAAAGAGAAAATACCTCAACAACATTAACAATTTCATAATCCTTTTTAGAATATGAAGGCATCAAACACTACTGCAAAAAAGGCTTtctaggactcgcggggcgcgagtcctctttttgagagccttaaaaactgaggttttttaggactcgcacgaGTCCTAATagaatgtttttagggctcgcattgtGAGCCCTAAAAGAATGGACGGAGTAAGTGGTGGCGCCACTACTCCACGGTGGTGGTTCGGAAAACTAACTACTGGGTTTTAAAGCCCAAGCCATGGGAAATATCGTGGTGGCAGTGGTTTAGTTTGAAATGGCTTGGAAAAGCATAGATCTACGCTTGAAGGTTCGAAAATCACCATGGATTCTGGCGAACATTGACTTCCAACTCCGGTGACCATTGGGTCTGATtatttagtgggttttgaagcccaagatgcaaggaatatggtggtggttctgttgggttttatgcccttataaaaccatgtcggacatgtaacacaatttcatattgtcaataaaagtagtagaaatcatttagtatgacaaccgtgttgcttgcttgttttattacgtgattattgaaataatacaaacatttataaaatcctgaacatatggatagttacaattatagtgactaggtcacagtggtttatagttgtaattatatgttcaaaaaaacGAGTCCTAATATTTgattagtgcattggattttcactgattaggtaatctacgatatgatctatgttatattattttataatataatgtaatattatattatattataatataatgtttacattaaataaatgtgacaaagtgtgtcacatattgtaacatataatagagagttacaatatttagatatatgaaatatatccaaataatgtaacatatttagtgttacaaatttgtaacttccaaatattaccctttattgtgtaaaattgttgttacacaatattgagatgaatttcataaagtcatatgtgatatagttgttagagatatgattttaaccccgataatgtgttttgggagttacaaaatcatttgggagggtttggaaccgtttggaaaaacaacacatttttaagtgctgaaattagtcggtggccgcggccacaggccaaaaattgacaaattttcagttttttcaatctttgttgaacggctcaaaaaacccaaataactctcaaatctctttttttaattccatattaatgcaattaaacattggtagcaGCCATgggcttggtggaatttgaaattcaaagggtgtctctaaactctataaataggagcctatagctcacttgtaagacacaacatttctatctattatagcacttggctagaaacaccttgaggcttgataattctagaaagcatttcctataatctgtgagagatcccttagtgcttgagttagggggaaataagtttttggacaaatgtttcaaatcttgttcaagttggtgatccccaacactcttcactttggtagtgtgagtgagagttgcttctatttagtttgtttattctttctttctattctatttctcttcatcttcatattcttctcttttgtttatttgtatttcttgttttgagttgtaatcttcttttctttatttcaaacattttactttacttgtagcattttgctttgagttgtattttcaccattctattcttcttctcttcttattgttctttagtttatttgtattttcagttatagagttgtaatcttattcaatcaatcattatttatttgtaatatattgcatagagttgtcatattattatcaatttccattgaggcaaaacaatttttcctaacattcaaaagcttatccctttttgtttcaatggaaagggagacaatcaagatcatgaacgaagacctagtgagattggataggtttgatggatccaattttactaggtggcaagacaaggtgatgtttcttttaaccactcttaaaattgcctacatccttgagtcatccttggcacctttAGCCGAGCCAtctgacaaagacactcccgaggaggtggagaagagaaggaagagggaggaggacaaccttctttgtaggggtcatatcctcaacgccctatccgataggctctatgacctctacactgaggccaaatcggccaaggagatatgggatgcacttgagaaaaagtttaaggcggaagaggaaggtaccaaaaagtttttgatatctcaatacttcgatttcaaattttttggtgataaacctattcttcctcaaattcatgaattgcaaattattgttaataaattgaaaatgttaaagattgagcttgtaacgtccctaaggtagggtacgtctgccacatactcataattctagggtttacgagtatgtaaggcacttgaccaaaagaattaaataaaatgatacgaagaaatacagaaaaatttaaacttttatataaacttattagaagaaattattacacgtatgaatactttaaatttaaggcagccatatgaaaactctaaaccattattgcattgctactgagtccgtgctccacaagttgctcaacagctaaagccacacctggaaaaatgttagaaaataacataatgagctaacgctcagtaagcaaatctcatgcatacacatacacatgaatgtcgtgagtttgtagtgcacatatactaatatgctgacttatatacttatgcatttcatttattgctcatgcactttcaaactttacttttatgctctttcttttagtttcacatttttatgggcccgatttcacttgtgcacactgtttgattcagccaatgcctgcagggcttgttacacatatcatatagaatcccatgggttctcctccggctagccatcatctcagctaggctcatcataacattcatttcatcgttgccatagctgccatacttattacacatatggaggagaaagacggaaacatggcaaacatatctgaatggtcaactctgacctagcccacactagtgggcagccactataagtcttatagacttccgtcttctttactgaacttacttgattgcttcatcaaaacagtggcaccctttttaaacatcttattatcattttgcttaagccttgtgtcattaaaatgtttaactttacataagacttttcaagacatttcataacttttctcatattcatatgcatggtcttatatcacataataatgtatcacataactgtacatgccatgcatacatgctgatgctgaaatgccaatgttcgtgttcatgactgatgttgatggtattcaatcaaggcattgtatcacatctcatataactcaaaacatctttagtcataatacatgaagctttgggttggtggcgttgttataccttaacgtagagctatggctcaggtctaaggtttccagcctaaaaacttaaacgcttcatatatcataacatataacaaatcatgaacatagagtaatccacatatccatcaacataagaacacatacttgcacataattcatatcattcttaaccaagtaagacatctttcacatatcacagaattcatcaattacatatcacacaacacccttatggtgttcatataaccatttttCACATACTTAttatatgcatcatcatc
This genomic interval from Humulus lupulus chromosome 8, drHumLupu1.1, whole genome shotgun sequence contains the following:
- the LOC133794354 gene encoding uncharacterized protein LOC133794354, translated to MAPHGESIPSSTPTFSNRTASTFSKPPRLPMSESLHRTVSDISFELSKAEAAMDCDLPPISEVEDAKCECCGMVEECTPEYIEKIREKFFGKWVCGLCSEAVKEELQKKKNDAAAGGGGGGCSDGKDVEEALAVHMSACVRFNKFGRAYPVLFQAEAMRQMLKKSQSDGRIRAKSISPRDLKGGASKKGGIARSSSCIPAITRDMNDLTMTSS